The genomic region GATGCTGCTCAACACCGTCGGAGTGACGCTCTGGCTTGTCTTCGGCGCAGCGGTCTACGCGGTCCTGCGTGACCACCTCCCCGCGAGATCGATGCTTCCGATGTGCTTCGCCGCGAGCTTCTTCGGATGCGTGACGCTATTGCTCAGCGGGTTCACCGCGTTCAACCTTTTGCTCTACCGACACCACACCGCCGAAACCGCAGTCCTGCTCTACGACTTGACGTTCGGACTGCTGGCAATGTCGGGGATGCCCACCGTCGTAGCACTCGGCTCGTTCGCGGTTGCGATATACGTCCACCACGCGTTGCCCCGATACACCGCGCATCTCGCTGTGGCCGGCGCGGCAGTCCACCCTCTGCTGCTCATGACGTTCATCGTGCGCGATGGCCCATTTTCGCTTGAAGGCATCTCGATCACGGCAATGCCAGCGTTCCTGTTCGCCTGGATTCTCGGGACCGCACTCGCGATGCCACGCAACACTCATCGGTCCTGATCAGGCGCTGTCGCACACCTCACGGTGAACCACAATGCCCGTCCAGTCACGGACTCAGCGTGAGACGCTCTAACACACCGGTTGCGCGTCCTACGAACTTGGCGAATCCGCCATGGTTCCCCCAACTTTCGTGAGGTTCGGCCGCAGCTAGAAGATCACAAACGGTCAACCGCGGCGGCCACGCCGAGTGGCGGCAGCCGGTGTGTACGGGGCTAGAAGGACGTCGTCGATGAGTTTGCGGTAGGTCTCGTCGACCGCGCTGGGGTCGTCGGTGGTGAAGTACTCGATGACCAGTCCTTGGATCGCGGCGAGTGCCAGGCGGGATCGAGCTAGGGCGAGCTCGGGCGGCATGCCGATGGCTTCCAGACGGGCCTGTGAATTGCGGACCAGATGGGCCAGGGTCGCTGCGGTGTACTCGGCGTACGGGCTGTCCTGGCCGCACGCGGCACCAAAGACTTGCTCGAGAATCCTTACGCTAGCGCGCTTCTTGCCGCGAGTGACCACCTGCCAGTCGTCGAGACACCATTGCCGGAACTCCTCCACGGTGGACAGCAGGACGGTCTCGACGACGACCTGTCGGCGCAGCACCGACAGGATGAGGTTCTCCTTGCTGCCGAAGTAGTAGATCAACATCCGGGCGCTGGTCCCCATCTCAGTCGCCAATGACCGCAGTGATGTGTCGACCACGCCGGTGCGCGCCAGGACTTCGGTGGCCTCGTCGAGGAGGTCTTCGCGTTTCGCGTGGTCGATCGGGCGAGGCACGCCGATTACTGTAACAATGCTTCGCCTTCGAGACGGCGTGCCCGCGGCTCCCTCAATGCGCTCGACAAGACCGGCTTTCAGGCCCCGGTCCTGATGTGCCCCGGGCTCCACAGTCCGCTACGGGTGGCGGTGCCAAGGGTGATGTCCGCCCGCTCGGCGTCGACGACGGGCTCCAGTCGGCGCAGCGACCCCCAGTCCTGGCCCCAGTCATCGGAGAGGTAGGTCGGCATGACCTGAGCCCGCAGGAGTAGGTCGGTGATGCCCAATAGGCCGCCATTGCGGCCGTCCTGCCAGGTGTCGGTGTCATTGTGTTTGGGTCGGTAGTCCGGGGAGATCCGGTAGCGCGGTACCTCGGTGACGCCGTTGACGTGCTGCATGGGGCGCTGGCACGGGAAGACGAAACCTACCGCCCAGTCCAGCAGCACGGGTTGTTGGGAGCCGACGAACTGCTGGACTGATCGCAGCTCCGGTGCTCGAGGCGGCGTGATCGCGACCCAGTCACCGGGGTTCAACGAGTGATCCTCAACGACCACCCGCACCGCGATGGCATCGCTGGGGAAGTCGGAGCGAGCAAAGCGCAGGTTCCGCCACGACGGCGTGGGCCCGATGTCGTCAGGGACGAGACGCCCTGCGGGCGTTGGTGACCCGCCGGGACCCATGCGTGCGTATTCGAGTTCGACGCGCTGACCGTCCGTATGACCGTGGGCGACGCTGTTGCCGCTGATCGTTCCCGCCGCAGTGACCACGATGAGGGGATGGGCCTTGTCGGCGGGCGGCAACGAGTACCACGCGGACGTCAGTCGGCTCTGCTGCTGCGGACCCGCCGTGTAGCTTCCGGCGACCGGAACGCGCGCGGGGTCCAGGCCGTATGGCAGAGGGACGGTGGATCCGTTGATTCCCGGCGTGGTGAGCGTGGTGGGCGCGTCCCAGTCGTAGTCGGTGCCCGGCATCGGTTGACTCGCCCAGATCGACTCGGCCACCGAGTGAATCGGCACACCGTTCGCGGTGAAACCGGTCGACTGCTCTGCACCCACTGGGCCCAGTGGCCCGGCATTGCCCGCCAAGGGCGTGAGGAAGCCGGCATTCGGATCGGGCTCGACGAGAACGTAGTCGGCCAGGCTGCACCCCCCGGTCAGTGACCGGGCATTGGCGAGACCGTTGGAATAGCTGGGGAATTGGCGCACCACGCCAACGGCCATGGATCCGACGAACACCATGACCATGAGCGCGGCGGCCGCCACGATGGGGGCATGGGTCACGGCCCCGGCGACCTTGCTCTCACCGCGCTCGGGTGCGAAGTGCCAGCGGGCGGCCCACACGGCGGTGAGGGCGAACAGGCCGAGGAAGATGGTGCTGATGGTGATGCCGCCGATCGAGGGCATCGAATTGCCGAATGGCACACCAAAATTTGATACGTACCACCAGCCGTTGATGGACGAGAAGCACAGTCCCAGAACCAAGCAGACGACGGCGACGAACGCCATGCGATTACGCGGTGACCGCATGACCTGACGCGACACCAGCACCGTGGCCAGGGCTGCCATGGCGGCGCCGATACCGGCGACCAGTCCGAAATGGTGGATCCACTTCGTGGGGGTGAACATCAGGGCGAAGATGGTCGCGAAGAAGATGCCGATGAGTCGCCACACCGGACCACGTGCGATTCCGGGGATCCGCTTGCGCCGCAACATGATGAAGACGGTCGTGAGAACGCACAACATCGTGATGAGGAAGCCGAACCGGCGTGCGATCGAGGCGTCGGTCGTCGGCAGGATGAGGTAGTAGTACCGAAGGTTTTCGGTGTACCACGCCTGACTGGGGCCGATCGCGGTCCGAATCCGGGTGGCCTCGATGACCGAGGCCAGCGTCTGATCGGCGAATACGACCGTCAACACGACGAACCCCGCGGCAGCCAGCGGCGCCAACAGTGGCAACAGACCGGTGTTGGCCCGCCTGCGGGCCACGATGCGCAGTATGGGCCGACCGCCGGCGAGCAGTGCCGCGACCGCGATCAGTCCGGTGGGCTGAATCCCGAGGGTGAACGCCGCCGCCACGATGGCCAGCGCGGCCGGGGTGAGTCGACGCGAGGTGATGGCCCGCTCGATGAGCACGTAGGTGATCAACGCGCCGGTGACGATCTGCCCCTCGGGGCGCAGCCCATTGTTGAACGGCATCCAGGCGCTCAGCAGGACCAGTGCTGCCGCCCACATCGCCGACCTGCTCGTCGCGACTGCGGGCCCCAACCGCGGCAGGACTTCTCGGGAGAGCAGCAACCAGCACACCAACCCGCAGATCAGGTCCGGGAGACGCATCCAGAGGCCGACGTCGCTGACGTTGTGCATCCAGGCCAGGACGCCGTAGTACCAGCCGAACGGATCCTCCGGACTGCCGAACCAACGGTGATAGTTCGCCATGTAGCCCGCGTGCCCCGCCGTGCGGGCGTACTGGCTCTGGTAACCGTCATCAGAGGAACCCGCGCCGATCACATGCCACACCACGAAGGCCGCGATGACCACGGCGTCGACGACGCTGAACGTCCGCCACCTGGTCGGGATCAGCCGCTGCATCCGGCGACCATCGGCCCGATCGAGGCGCCACAACGCAAGCAACGCGACGATCGTCGCGACGATCCCGCCCAACATCGCAGCCCGCTTGATCGGTGTCGGGGTGCTGCTGAACCGGGTATCGATGGTCGCGGTGAGTGACAATCCCGGCGGTGCAGGTCCGGACAGATCGGTGAACACTCCGACGATCGTCGGCCGCAGGTTGGGGTCGGCGAAGCCGGTGCGCAGGTCCTGCCCGGTCGCGGCATCGGCGAGGCCGACGAACGTGGCGAACGTGCCCGCCTCCGAGGACGTGATCTCAATGCGTTGACACCCTTCCGACAACACACGGTCGCGGGTCACGCTGGCCACTACCACGTTTCGATCGATCACATCGACACGCTCAGCGGAGGCCGAGACGAACAATCCGTTGAGGGCAGCCTGCTTACCGTCCTGCGGCGCCGTGCCCAACACCAAACCACCAGACGGGGGCAACCGGGAGATCACGTCGCACGGCACGGTCGCCGCCATCTCGACTGGGGACTGCGAGATCAGCGGCGCCGTGACGCTGTTCAGTTGCCCGCCCTGTGGCCAGCTCAACGTCGCGGTTGTCTGCACCACCGGCAGTAGCGGCGTCACCGCCGACAGCAGGAAACCGACGATCCCCGCAATTGCCGCGATCCAGCGGGGCAGGGCGGCAGTGGACCGGGCACTGCCCGACGGGTGGTTCACCTCGAAAGGTGTTGGGCCGCTGCAATCACAGGGCTTCGATAGCCCGTCCAGACCTGAGCACCCACCGAAATCCTCACCCTCGAGTTGTAGATGAAACAACTGCTACAGTCAACTCGACAGTCCGCGCGGGCAGTTCCGGTGACTGGTCGAGCGTGGTGCGGCTCTATCTCTTGGTTGCCGTCAGGACTTCTAAGGCGACAGGCTCGGTGAACTGCCCACTCGGTTCGATCGCG from Mycolicibacterium sp. YH-1 harbors:
- a CDS encoding TetR/AcrR family transcriptional regulator, with protein sequence MPRPIDHAKREDLLDEATEVLARTGVVDTSLRSLATEMGTSARMLIYYFGSKENLILSVLRRQVVVETVLLSTVEEFRQWCLDDWQVVTRGKKRASVRILEQVFGAACGQDSPYAEYTAATLAHLVRNSQARLEAIGMPPELALARSRLALAAIQGLVIEYFTTDDPSAVDETYRKLIDDVLLAPYTPAAATRRGRRG
- a CDS encoding arabinosyltransferase domain-containing protein translates to MNHPSGSARSTAALPRWIAAIAGIVGFLLSAVTPLLPVVQTTATLSWPQGGQLNSVTAPLISQSPVEMAATVPCDVISRLPPSGGLVLGTAPQDGKQAALNGLFVSASAERVDVIDRNVVVASVTRDRVLSEGCQRIEITSSEAGTFATFVGLADAATGQDLRTGFADPNLRPTIVGVFTDLSGPAPPGLSLTATIDTRFSSTPTPIKRAAMLGGIVATIVALLALWRLDRADGRRMQRLIPTRWRTFSVVDAVVIAAFVVWHVIGAGSSDDGYQSQYARTAGHAGYMANYHRWFGSPEDPFGWYYGVLAWMHNVSDVGLWMRLPDLICGLVCWLLLSREVLPRLGPAVATSRSAMWAAALVLLSAWMPFNNGLRPEGQIVTGALITYVLIERAITSRRLTPAALAIVAAAFTLGIQPTGLIAVAALLAGGRPILRIVARRRANTGLLPLLAPLAAAGFVVLTVVFADQTLASVIEATRIRTAIGPSQAWYTENLRYYYLILPTTDASIARRFGFLITMLCVLTTVFIMLRRKRIPGIARGPVWRLIGIFFATIFALMFTPTKWIHHFGLVAGIGAAMAALATVLVSRQVMRSPRNRMAFVAVVCLVLGLCFSSINGWWYVSNFGVPFGNSMPSIGGITISTIFLGLFALTAVWAARWHFAPERGESKVAGAVTHAPIVAAAALMVMVFVGSMAVGVVRQFPSYSNGLANARSLTGGCSLADYVLVEPDPNAGFLTPLAGNAGPLGPVGAEQSTGFTANGVPIHSVAESIWASQPMPGTDYDWDAPTTLTTPGINGSTVPLPYGLDPARVPVAGSYTAGPQQQSRLTSAWYSLPPADKAHPLIVVTAAGTISGNSVAHGHTDGQRVELEYARMGPGGSPTPAGRLVPDDIGPTPSWRNLRFARSDFPSDAIAVRVVVEDHSLNPGDWVAITPPRAPELRSVQQFVGSQQPVLLDWAVGFVFPCQRPMQHVNGVTEVPRYRISPDYRPKHNDTDTWQDGRNGGLLGITDLLLRAQVMPTYLSDDWGQDWGSLRRLEPVVDAERADITLGTATRSGLWSPGHIRTGA